The genomic stretch ATTCGTAAGCAGCTTGAAAAAATATTAGAACATATTAAGAGCTACAACTTGTTGACCTTTACGCCTCGTCACTTTATGGAGAAGGATTATTTGTTCCATAACAGTATCACGACGGCATTAACCTCTTATCAAATTGCACAATGGACGGGCTTTCCACAAAAGGATTGGATGCAGCTTGCATTAGCGGGATTGTTTCATGACATTGGAAACGTACGAATCGACAAAGAAATATTAACGAAGCCGGATACACTTTCTGTGGAAGAAAAAGAAGAAATGATGCGTCATACGGTTTTGGGCTATCAAATGCTCAAAAACATTTCTGCTTTAAATGAAGGTGTAAAGATGGCAGCACTTCAGCATCATGAGAAAATTGATGGGACAGGTTATCCGTTAGGTATTGATGCGACAAAGATTCATCCTTACGCTAAAATTGTAGCTATTGCTGATATTTTTCATGCAATGACTCTGAATAAGGCATACCGGAAGGCTGCATCAGCGTATCTTGTATTGGAACAAATCCAATCCGATGCATTCGGTAAGCTGGACCCTGCGTATGTGCGTACCTTTGTAGAGAAGGCTACTCAGTTCCATAATGGAACTGTAGTAAAGCTTAATGACGAGAGAATTGGAGAAATTGTATTCTCGGATCATAATCAACCGACAAGACCTTGGGTATCCATTGATGGGGTTATTGTTAATTTAATTATTGATCGCAATCTACATATTAAAGAAGTACTTAGATAAATGATATCAAACAGTAATGGCAATGACCTTGGCAGAGCTTCCTATAAGCATCTGTGAAGCAGCATTGACGGTTACTGTTTATTTTTTTATAGGAAAGTGGATCATTTCGCGATACTTTTTCTATATTTCTTGGAATGAAACGCGCTAGCGCCGCCAAAAGACGGCGACAGCCGTTTCACCTTGTTTGTTGTTTATCGTTTAGTCGATATAACAACCTTTATTCAATCGTCACTATACATTAGTAATCGTAATAAGGGCTTAATAGGGAGAAGAAAAGGTGTAAAAACCCTTTGTAGAAACTTTTTAAATAAAAATGAAAAAAGTACTTGCAATGCCATAGGCTCGTATGATATATTATATGAGTCGCCAATGAGACACACGGTTGACACGAAAGAAAAGATTGCTCTTTGAAAACTGAACAACGAGTAATAACTGCCTCGCAAATCCCTCGGGATAAGCGAAAAAGCGATAAAAAAGTAATGAGCATTTCAAACACCAAAATGGAGAGTTTGATCCTGGCTCAGGACGAACGCTGGCGGCGTGCCTAATACATGCAAGTCGAGCGGAGTTGATGAGATGCTTGCATCTCTGATACTTAGCGGCGGACGGGTGAGTAACACGTGGGTAACCTGCCTTTAAGACTGGGATAACATTCGGAAACGAATGCTAATACCGGATACGCGGCTTGATCGCATGATCGAGCCGGGAAAGATGGAGCAATCTATCACTTAAAGATGGACCCGCGGCGCATTAGCTAGTTGGTGAGGTAACGGCTCACCAAGGCGACGATGCGTAGCCGACCTGAGAGGGTGATCGGCCACACTGGGACTGAGACACGGCCCAGACTCCTACGGGAGGCAGCAGTAGGGAATCTTCCGCAATGGACGAAAGTCTGACGGAGCAACGCCGCGTGAGTGATGAAGGTTTTCGGATCGTAAAGCTCTGTTGCCAGGGAAGAACGCTTGGGATAGTAACTGCTCCCAAGGTGACGGTACCTGAGAAGAAAGCCCCGGCTAACTACGTGCCAGCAGCCGCGGTAATACGTAGGGGGCAAGCGTTGTCCGGAATTATTGGGCGTAAAGCGCGCGCAGGCGGCCTTGTAAGTCTGTTGTTTAAACTTGGGGCTCAACCCCAAGTCGCAATGGAAACTGCAAAGCTTGAGTACAGAAGAGGAAAGTGGAATTCCACGTGTAGCGGTGAAATGCGTAGAGATGTGGAGGAACACCAGTGGCGAAGGCGACTTTCTGGGCTGTAACTGACGCTGAGGCGCGAAAGCGTGGGGAGCAAACAGGATTAGATACCCTGGTAGTCCACGCCGTAAACGATGAATGCTAGGTGTTAGGGGTTTCAATACCCTTGGTGCCGAAGTTAACACATTAAGCATTCCGCCTGGGGAGTACGGTCGCAAGACTGAAACTCAAAGGAATTGACGGGGACCCGCACAAGCAGTGGAGTATGTGGTTTAATTCGAAGCAACGCGAAGAACCTTACCAGGTCTTGACATCCCTCTGACCGCTCTAGAGATAGGGCTTTCCTTCGGGACAGAGGAGACAGGTGGTGCATGGTTGTCGTCAGCTCGTGTCGTGAGATGTTGGGTTAAGTCCCGCAACGAGCGCAACCCTTGATCTTAGTTGCCAGCACTTTGGGTGGGCACTCTAGGATGACTGCCGGTGACAAACCGGAGGAAGGTGGGGATGACGTCAAATCATCATGCCCCTTATGACCTGGGCTACACACGTACTACAATGGCCGATACAACGGGAAGCGAAACCGCGAGGTGGAGCCAATCCTATCAAAGTCGGTCTCAGTTCGGATTGCAGGCTGCAACTCGCCTGCATGAAGTCGGAATTGCTAGTAATCGCGGATCAGCATGCCGCGGTGAATACGTTCCCGGGTCTTGTACACACCGCCCGTCACACCACGAGAGTTTACAACACCCGAAGCCGGTGGGGTAACCCGCAAGGGAGCTAGCCGTCGAAGGTGGGGTAGATGATTGGGGTGAAGTCGTAACAAGGTAGCCGTATCGGAAGGTGCGGCTGGATCACCTCCTTTCTAAGGAAATACCCGGACCCGTTGAGGTTCGGATAAACTTGGCAGTTTATCGCTTACTCGTTGTCAGTTTTGAAAGATTAATCCTCTTTCAACGTTAAGTCATCCGTTTGGTGGCGATGGCGGAGGGGAACCACGCGTTCCCATACCGAACACGACCGTTAAGCCCTCCAGCGCCAATGGTACTTAGACCGCAGGGTCTTGGGAGAGTAGGACGTCGCCAAGCAGGTGTTATATTTACACCTTTGCAGCAACCGGAAGGTTGTCTGTGATTTAATTTGCACCTTGAAAACTGGATAACGAAAGAAAAGAATTGCTGAAACATCCTTTAAGCTGTTTTTATTGTAAGCGAAAGGTGTTCGAGATTGTTCCGACTTCTTTTCGTTTTGTTTCAACCAATTTGATGTCTTAGGAGATCAGAGAAACAAAAGGAAAACGGCGGGCAAGCCGAATCACCTGAGCATATGGTTAAGCTAGTAAGAGCGCACGGAGGATGCCTAGGCACCAGGAGCCGAAGAAGGACGTGGCGAACAACGATACCGCCCCGGGGAGCCGTAAGCAGGCATTGATCCGAGGATTTCCGAATGGGGAAACCCAGCTGCCGTAATGGGCAGTTACTCTCAACTGAATACATAGGTTGGGTAGAGGCATACCAGGGGAACTGAAACATCTAAGTACCCTGAGGAAGAGAAAACAATAGTGATTCCGTCAGTAGCGGCGAGCGAACGCGGATTAGCCCAAACCAAGGAGCTTGCTCCTTGGGGTTGTAGGACGTCTCACATGGAGTTACAAAGGTGTTTGGTAGGCGAAGAGGTCTGGAAAGGCCCGCCAGAGCAGGTAAAAGCCCTGTAACCGAAAGCAAGCACTCTCCGAGACGGATCCTGAGTACGGCGGGACACGAGAAACCCCGTCGGAATCCGGCAGGACCATCTGCCAAGGCTAAATACTCCCTGGTGACCGATAGTGAAGCAGTACCGTGAGGGAAAGGTGAAAAGCACCGCGGAAGCGGAGTGAAAAAGAACCTGAAACCGTGCGCTTACAAAAAGTCAGAGCCCGTTAAATGGGTGATGGCGTGCCTTTTGTAGAATGAACCGGCGAGTTACGATCACGTGCAAGGTTAAGTCGGGAAGACGGAGCCGTAGCGAAAGCGAGTCTGAATAGGGCGAATAAGTACGTGGTCGTAGACCCGAAACCGTGTGATCTACCCCTGTCCAGGGTGAAGGTGCGGTAACACGCACTGGAGGCCCGAACCCACGCACGTTGAAAAGTGCGGGGATGAGGTGGGGGTAGCGGAGAAATTCCAATCGAACTCGGAGATAGCTGGTTCTCCCCGAAATAGCTTTAGGGCTAGCCTCGAGGAATGAGCGTCGTGGAGGTAGAGCACTGATTGGGTGCGGGGCCCGCCAAGGGTTACCAAGTCCAGTCAAACTCCGAATGCCATAGACGTGCTACTCGGGAGTCAGACAGTGAGTGCTAAGATCCATTGTCAAGAGGGAAACAGCCCAGATCATCAGCTAAGGTCCCCAAGTGTGTGTTAAGTGGGAAAGGATGTGGAGTTGCAAAGACAACCAGGATGTTGGCTTAGAAGCAGCCATCATTTAAAGAGTGCGTAATAGCTCACTGGTCGAGTGACTCTGCGCCGAAAATGTAACGGGGCTAAACACACCACCGAAGCTATGACATGTGCCTATATGGTACTTGGGTAGGGGAGCGTTGAATACGGATTGAAGTTGGACCGTGAGGACTGGTGGACTGTATTCAAGTGAGAATGCCGGTATGAGTAACGAAAAGACAAGTGAGAATCTTGTCCGCCGAAAGCCTAAGGGTTCCTGAGGAAGGCTCGTCCTCTCAGGGTAAGTCGGGACCTAACGCGAGGCCGAAAGGCGTAGTGGATGGACAACAGGTTGAAATTCCTGTACCACCGAAGATTGTTTGAGCAATGGGGTGACACAGAAGGGCAGTGACGCGGACTGATGGAATAGTCCGTCTAAGCAGTGAGGCTAGTGTGTAGGCAAATCCGCACACTATAAGGCTGGGCTGTGATGGGGAGCGAAAATTACAGTAGCGAAGGTCATGTACTCCGGCTGTCAAGAAAAGCCTCTAGTGAGATCTAGGTGCCCGTACCGCAAACCGACACAGGTAGGCGAGCAGAGTATGCTAAGGCGCGCGGAAG from Paenibacillus sp. FSL H8-0548 encodes the following:
- a CDS encoding HD-GYP domain-containing protein; protein product: MAVVTLSQLKLGDKIIEDVLTQLGSILFHKGRIVTPKEIEILQAFLITAVEIESNQSSNKMRDDVEEEKVQEISLPVSASPLHDEYDQMFKLLRQVFNSQAAGQALQVMDIRKQLEKILEHIKSYNLLTFTPRHFMEKDYLFHNSITTALTSYQIAQWTGFPQKDWMQLALAGLFHDIGNVRIDKEILTKPDTLSVEEKEEMMRHTVLGYQMLKNISALNEGVKMAALQHHEKIDGTGYPLGIDATKIHPYAKIVAIADIFHAMTLNKAYRKAASAYLVLEQIQSDAFGKLDPAYVRTFVEKATQFHNGTVVKLNDERIGEIVFSDHNQPTRPWVSIDGVIVNLIIDRNLHIKEVLR